The Vitis vinifera cultivar Pinot Noir 40024 chromosome 8, ASM3070453v1 genome segment AAACTTAAATAACAATCTATCTTCCCGCCTGGCTTCTTTGAGGCCCAGGCATAAGCACTCTACCTGTCATTCTTATCTTTTCCCAGGGAGACTAATTCAGTCTTGGCTGAGCTCAATATTCCCTGCCTGCAAGAAAAGTAAGTAGTGGTTGTGCAAGAGAGTGTCTTGATGTGCCTGCTGATGGATTACTCATATCCTGTTCAGTTTTATGAACAGGAGAATAGACTAAGAAGATTAATATCTAAGAAGATTAATATCCTGAGCTGtatgttttattttgttctgATGTTTTCTGTCACAAGATGCACTAGTAATTATGCataaagaattttttgttttcttcctaaTATTAGTTTTTCCCATTTTGCTACCCTTTAGCCCCTGCTATCAAAGAGATTGAATAAGTAGTTTTATATCCAGTATTATTTGCTTCCAACAATTAACAGTTACATGGCATCCAACCGAGAATCATGCAAAAGGAGATGGGAACTTGGAAACTAATAATTGTATAGGTTTTGAACTGGTGCATGTTATGTGATCCaagttttccttctctttcctaCACCTTCCCATGGAATGGAGCATACTATGCTTTCTGGATTTGCATTTCTAGCCTATTTTTAGATAAAAGTTAATTAGAAAAGTGACTGTCTCACAGGAAGACGCGTGGAATGGGAGCTGGTCGCAAGTTGAAGTCCCACCGTAGAAGGCAAAGGTGGGCTGACAAGGCATACAAGAAGTCTAACCTTGGAAATGAATGGAAGAAGCCATTTGCTGGGTCTTCTCATGCAAAAGGCATTGTTCTTGAGAAGATGTAAGATAGTTTCCATTTTCTTGCTTTTTGTTAACTGTTCTTCGCAAACTGAAGAAGTTGCTGTCTAACATGTGCAGTGGTATTGAGGCTAAGCAGCCAAACTCTGCTATCAGAAAGTGTGCCAGAGTTCAACTAATCAAGAATGGCAAGAAGATTGCTGCATTTGTCCCAAACGATGGTTGCTTGAACTACATCGAGGAGAATGTAAGTAATTGCTGTGAAGTCATGTTGAATTCTCTGTTTTGCAACATCATTAAGCATTTTATAATCATCAATGCACTGATCATAATATTTATGATGTGTGTAGGATGAGGTGTTGATTGCTGGATTTGGACGGAAGGGGCATGCTGTTGGAGATATTCCTGGTGTTAGGTTCAAAGTTGTGAAGGTCTCTGGTGTCTCTCTTCTGGCTCTcttcaaagagaaaaaagagaagcCAAGGTCTTAGTTTTCTTCAAGGAGTTCAACCTCACCTACAGTCTTTTGATACCCTTACCTAAGAATTCGGAATGgttatttttattgttgagTGGATTTTGTGAACCATCTTTGATCTATTTTCTAGTTAATTGTTATGAAACTTGGCAGTGTTACTTGTGATCTTAGACAAACAATTCTTATTTGTCATCTTTCCTTAATCCCACTTCTATGTACCCTGTTGAAATTACTGAGGACAGGACTGGTAGCATGGGTAATGCTTGCTAAGGAGAAAAAGCCATTGTTCCGCGCCCAGGACTAAACAAGGAAGTTTCCATCTATAAACTGCTTATTACAGGGCCATTTCCTGGTTTAAACTTTCAGTTATATTTTCCCATGGAAATTGCCAGCATGTGGTTTTTAGCCGTATACTAAAATTGAAGGATGGGTTCACATCTATGGACATATACGAGCTGGCTTCTGGGTGTTGCCAAGTGCCAGTAAGTGCTCATAGGCTTACTTGTGCTGATGGGCCTGGCATGGTATGTAGCTTTGCGCTATTTAGTTTACTATATACCATGTCTAACAAATTGCTAACAAAAAGGCATAGGGCAGGACCGGTAGGACTGTAATTGGTTCTTCATATTAACTGTAGGCGCTCAGAACTAAGGTCCCAATTTGGGTGGTTCGAGTGTATTCGATTTTAGATCTGGTTGGGTGGGTTAAAACCTATCcaacggtttttaaaaaatacatatgtaCACCAAAATTCAAGCAGtaaatgagagaaaattttaagataatgatatagaaaataaaaaatatataatgtaattaaatttaaaaataaatattcttatgtTGAATTATATagcattataaaaattataataatattaaatcagGTTAAGATAAGCATTGTTTCAACTTGTCCAACCCAGATTGAGAAGCTCAAcgaagtattaaaaattattgttaaaatttacCCAACAAATGATTGTTAAAATCTGCTTAAGTCATGTTTTAATGGGTTTGTACTTGTTTTACGGTTAAACAGTTCAATGGTTTTGCATAGAGTATTGCCAGTGATCCATTAGAGGTATAAATTCAGATAACCATTCACACAACGGACTAAAACATGGTTGTATTTTTCTCAAGTTCGGTTCTTTCTTCTCCAGGAAGCTCCTCCATATGTTAAAACAGAAACCATTTCCAAGAAAAGGGAATAGCACAAATTCAACATTTACAAGTGATAACAACCTACCATAGCACGAGAGCTTCTATCAGGATTCATGAAAAATGGGAACAAACTCCTGACAATGTTGAACACACTAACATGCtacaatttgaaatttgtttaaaGAGAAGATCTACTCAAACGCTGAGTTCCATCAGGCAAGGACTACCACTTAAACAAATGGaataaaagaaactaaattctGCAAAACCAAAGACACAATCCTGACGAAGCCATAACTCTAGAGCACAGACCCGCATCTTTTGAGAATATTATTGTATCCATATGATCTGATCAGGTTCCCTCAATATCATACATTTTCTGTTGTAGCACCACTCGATCGAAGAAAATATGTGATGAAGTTACCATGACAAACACGGTGATCCAATCAAAATCCTCACTTCAGCTCCAAGGTCCTATAGGAACGGTTCCCTCTATGGGCATGAGGCTCCTGCACGTTTGTCAAGATACAGTACAGTG includes the following:
- the LOC100248226 gene encoding small ribosomal subunit protein uS12; the protein is MGKTRGMGAGRKLKSHRRRQRWADKAYKKSNLGNEWKKPFAGSSHAKGIVLEKIGIEAKQPNSAIRKCARVQLIKNGKKIAAFVPNDGCLNYIEENDEVLIAGFGRKGHAVGDIPGVRFKVVKVSGVSLLALFKEKKEKPRS